A stretch of DNA from Myxococcota bacterium:
AACAATGTTTAGCCACATACCAGTCATGCCCACGGAAGTCTTGGAGGCGCTCGCGCTGGCCCCAGGCATGATTGTGGCTGACGTAACCGCTGGTGGTGGCGGACATCTTAGACTGTTGGCTGAGGCCGTTGGTCCAAATGGCCAAGTGATCGCCCTAGATAAAGATCCAAGAGCCCACGAGCTCGATGCCGCAGGCGGCGTCGCCAAGGAATTTCCACAAGTAAAGCTCGTTAGGGCCACGTTTTCAGAACTTCCTCAGGTGTTGAGCGATTTGGGGCTGACCCACCTAGACGGTCTTTTGGCCGACATCGGCGTATCGTCTCCACAGCTTGACACACCTGAACGCGGCCTGTCGTTTAAAAACGATGGTCCCTTAGATATGCGCATGAATCCGGATGCTGATTTAAGCGCTCTGGAGCTCATCCAAAGCTCCTCAGAGACAACTTTAGCCAACTTAATTTATGAATTCGGTGAAGAACGCCAGTCCAGACCAATCGCAAGGGCCATCAAGGCCGAGAAAAATCTGGCCGATTCAACCACAGCCTTAGCGGCCATCATTGCCCGGGCTTACCGCGGCCCCCGGGGTAAAATCCACCCTGCCACACGAACTTTTCAGGCTTTGCGTATTGCCGTAAATCATGAATTGGACGAGCTCAAAGCGCTCTTAAGCAACCTCACCAGCGTTATCAAACCAGACGGTAAAGCGGCCATCATCTCGTTTCACAGTCTTGAAGATCGCTTGGTGAAAAACTTTTTTAAAGAAAATCGCGAATCTTGGCTGGCTCTGACCAAGAAGCCGGTTATACCAAGCGATGCTGAAATGTCCCAAAATCCCAGAGCTCGAAGCGCCAAATTGCGCACAGCACAGAGGGTCAATCAATGAATCATGTATTATTTGCTGACGCCGTCAGCGAAATTAAAAGCCAACTGAGTTTGAGCATTATTCGCTCCTCCAAGCTAACTTACTCCAAAAGACGCCTCAGACGTATCTTGCTGCCCTTAATGGCCGTCGGATTGCTAGGCTTTTCACTCCTCACTTTGACTTTCGTCCACGTAGGCACCTGGATCAGCGGCTATGCCGTTGCGAGCTTGGAAAACAAGCAAGACGGCTTGCTCAGGGAGCTACAAGCTCTTAAATTAGAAGAAGCTGTGTTAAAAAGACCTGAACGTATTCGAAAATTTGCTGTGGAGAAACTCGATCTGATCCCCGCTTCCAAAGCGCCCCTGCTTAGACCATGACCCTCAAAGTCCGATTAAGTCTCGTGTTGATGATGCTGGCCATGGGCCTGGTCATTGCCATGGGCAAATCAGCGTTTTTGCAACTTGTCAGAGGCCCAGCGCTCACCGAATTATCCGAAAGACAGCACACACGCTCCAAAAAATACTCCAGCTTTAGAGGCAATATCTTAGACAGAGACGGGCGTCTCTTAGCCACCAGCGTAGCGGTAGATTCAATCTATGCCGAACCGCGCAAAATGAATCACCCACATCAGGTGACCAAGTTGCTTAAGCAGCAAATCTCATTAGATCCAGAACAAATCGAAAAGATTCCATCTGATCGCTCTTTCGTGTGGCTACAAAGACGCATTGATCCAAACGTGGCAGCCCGCATTAAAGCCTTGGGGCTAGAAGGCATCGGACTTTCCGAAGAAGAGCAACGCTTTTACCCAAACCACGGCCTACTCGGACAAACCCTAGGCTTTATCACTTTGGACGGCCAAACCTTAGGCGGCATCGAGCAAGTTTTCGAAAGATTTTTAAAGCCCAAAAGCTGGGATACTCTGTCTTTCCAAGATGCCAGAGGCACCAACGTTCGAGATTTTGTGGCGCCTTCTCAAGAAGCTCTACTAGGTGACAACATTCTGCTCACCATAGACCGTAACATCCAGTCGGTGGCTGAAGAAGTTTTGCAGCGCACCGTTAAAGCTCACAACGCTAAAGCCGGGTGGGCCATCGTCATGAAGCCTAAAACTGGCGAAATCCTAGCTTTAGCCAATGTACCGCTCATGAACCCCAACCGCCCGAGTAAAAGAGATATTGCTGCCCGCCGAAATAACGCCATCGCGCGATCAGGCGAGCCCGGTTCAACCTTCAAAATGGTAACTTTTGCGGCCGGCTTTGATTTGGGGCTCATTAAACCAGACGAAAAAATCTACTGCGAAAAAGGCAAATGGGATCTGGGCTACATGACCATTCGAGACGTCTCGGCCAAAGAATGGCTAACGCCGACTGAAATCTTCAAATACTCCAGCAACATTGGCACGTTTAAAATAGCCGAGCGCATTGGACCCAAAAGACTTCATGAAGCCGTCAAACGCTTCGGCTATGGCGAACTGCCGGGTCTTAACTTGCTAGAAGAGGCGAGAGGATCTGTTTCAAAATACGAAAACTGGCACAAAACGCGCTTTGCCAACGTCAGCTTCGGTTACGGTATTATGGCCAGCCCCCTGCAAATGGCCGTCATGGTGAGCAGCATTGCCAACGGTGGTGTCAAAGTCGCGCCAAGTATTTTAAAAGGCATTCAAAAAGGTGACGGCTCGCTGGAAAACCCCCTGCCTAAAGCTGCGCCTGTACGGGTGATCAGCGAGCAAGCTGCCAAAGCGATGACGGAAATGATGATCGCAGACACGGTGGATGGCACCGGTAAGCGGGCAGCCATTCCAGGCATTTTAGTTGCTGGTAAAACTGGCACAGCCGAAAAAGTCGGGGTGAATGGCCGTTACGACAAAACCATGAACATCAGCTCCTTCGCAGGCTTTGCGCCGGCTGACAATCCAGAGATTGTCTGTTTGGTCAGCATCGATGAACCAAAAGGCATCGCTTACGGCGGCTACGTTGCCGCCCCGGCTTGGCGTGAGATTGTGGAAGCGGCATTGCTTCAAACCCGCGGAGCGCTATAGATTCCCCTGATGGCTTCTCTAACACCCCTTAATCAATTGGCTCAAAATGCCCCTAAGCTGCCTGTGACATTGGACTCGCGTAAAGCCGGGCCTGGTATTATATTTGTGGCAGCCAAAGGCGCGACGCCCGCATCCAGGGACGGCCACGATTTTATTGAGCAAGCTATTCAGCAAGGCTGTTCGGGGCTAATTCTCGAAAATTTCTTGGGCGCTCTACCCGCAAATATCCCCGTCTGGCAAAGCGATAACGCAAGAATTTGGGCGGCTAAGCTTTCGGAGCAAGCCGCCGGTTTTCCCTCTAAAAGCTTAAACTTGTGCGGCGTTACCGGCACCAACGGAAAAACCACGGTGACTTTTTTGGTAGCCAGCATCGCGAAAAGCTTTGGGCGCCAGGCAGCAGTCATCGGCACCATTGGCGCTGGGCCCCCGGATGCGCTGAAAGCGTTTGGATTTACTACGCCTGAAGCTGAGAACTTAAGCCCTCTATTGGCGCAAATGCGCGATCAGGGCGTGAATCAAGTAGCCATGGAAGTGTCTTCGCATGCTTTGGCAACATATCGAGTCGATGGACTTAGATTTAAGGCCGCAGGTTTTACTAATTTGAGCCAAGACCATCTAGATTTCCATGGAGATATGGAAAGCTACGGCAAAGCAAAAATGCGGCTATTCGAAGAATTGCTAGACGAAGATGGGACAGCGGTATTGCCTGTGGGGAAAATCCCCCCCTTTGCAAAAGGGGGGCCAGGAGGGATTTTACGTTGGGGTTACTCACCCGAAGCCGACATCAGCGCCTCTGAAATCAACCACACCCCCACCGGCATCCATTTTAATCTGCGCATCAAGACGGATCAAGCCAAAGTCCAAAGCCAGCTCTTTGGCGGCTTCAATCTTGACAACATGCTCTGCGCCGCGGGCATTGCTTACGCGACCGGCATCCCTTTGAGTGCCATCGCGGCCGGCTTATCCAGTGCCACGGTGCCTAAAGGCCGCCTTGAGCGCGTGTGTCCTCAAAAGCCCGCCGTATTCGTAGACTTCGCTCACACACCAGATGCTCTAGACAACGTTCTTAAAACGCTTCGAGAAATCTGCACGGGCAAACTCATCGTCGTTTTCGGCTGCGGCGGTGATCGGGATCGCACCAAGAGACCTATCATGGCTAAAGCCGCGCTCGATAACGCAGACATCGTGATCGCCACTCAAGATAACCCCCGGCACGAAGATCCCGCCCAGATTATCGCCGACATGGCCCTCCCCACCGGAACCTCCATCATCCATGACCGCCGTTTAGCCATTAAATCTGCCATCGAAATGGCAGATTCAGAAGATATGGTCTTGATTGCTGGCAAAGGTCATGAAACAACTCAACAAATTAAGGACGATTATCAATCTTTTGATGACGCACAAATAGCTTATGAAATCTTATTGCTTCGACACTAGAATCTTAGTACCCGGCGACATCTTCGTTGCCATTCATAGCGAGAAACGCGACGGC
This window harbors:
- a CDS encoding penicillin-binding protein 2, with translation MTLKVRLSLVLMMLAMGLVIAMGKSAFLQLVRGPALTELSERQHTRSKKYSSFRGNILDRDGRLLATSVAVDSIYAEPRKMNHPHQVTKLLKQQISLDPEQIEKIPSDRSFVWLQRRIDPNVAARIKALGLEGIGLSEEEQRFYPNHGLLGQTLGFITLDGQTLGGIEQVFERFLKPKSWDTLSFQDARGTNVRDFVAPSQEALLGDNILLTIDRNIQSVAEEVLQRTVKAHNAKAGWAIVMKPKTGEILALANVPLMNPNRPSKRDIAARRNNAIARSGEPGSTFKMVTFAAGFDLGLIKPDEKIYCEKGKWDLGYMTIRDVSAKEWLTPTEIFKYSSNIGTFKIAERIGPKRLHEAVKRFGYGELPGLNLLEEARGSVSKYENWHKTRFANVSFGYGIMASPLQMAVMVSSIANGGVKVAPSILKGIQKGDGSLENPLPKAAPVRVISEQAAKAMTEMMIADTVDGTGKRAAIPGILVAGKTGTAEKVGVNGRYDKTMNISSFAGFAPADNPEIVCLVSIDEPKGIAYGGYVAAPAWREIVEAALLQTRGAL
- the rsmH gene encoding 16S rRNA (cytosine(1402)-N(4))-methyltransferase RsmH; this encodes MFSHIPVMPTEVLEALALAPGMIVADVTAGGGGHLRLLAEAVGPNGQVIALDKDPRAHELDAAGGVAKEFPQVKLVRATFSELPQVLSDLGLTHLDGLLADIGVSSPQLDTPERGLSFKNDGPLDMRMNPDADLSALELIQSSSETTLANLIYEFGEERQSRPIARAIKAEKNLADSTTALAAIIARAYRGPRGKIHPATRTFQALRIAVNHELDELKALLSNLTSVIKPDGKAAIISFHSLEDRLVKNFFKENRESWLALTKKPVIPSDAEMSQNPRARSAKLRTAQRVNQ
- a CDS encoding UDP-N-acetylmuramoyl-L-alanyl-D-glutamate--2,6-diaminopimelate ligase, with protein sequence MASLTPLNQLAQNAPKLPVTLDSRKAGPGIIFVAAKGATPASRDGHDFIEQAIQQGCSGLILENFLGALPANIPVWQSDNARIWAAKLSEQAAGFPSKSLNLCGVTGTNGKTTVTFLVASIAKSFGRQAAVIGTIGAGPPDALKAFGFTTPEAENLSPLLAQMRDQGVNQVAMEVSSHALATYRVDGLRFKAAGFTNLSQDHLDFHGDMESYGKAKMRLFEELLDEDGTAVLPVGKIPPFAKGGPGGILRWGYSPEADISASEINHTPTGIHFNLRIKTDQAKVQSQLFGGFNLDNMLCAAGIAYATGIPLSAIAAGLSSATVPKGRLERVCPQKPAVFVDFAHTPDALDNVLKTLREICTGKLIVVFGCGGDRDRTKRPIMAKAALDNADIVIATQDNPRHEDPAQIIADMALPTGTSIIHDRRLAIKSAIEMADSEDMVLIAGKGHETTQQIKDDYQSFDDAQIAYEILLLRH